Proteins co-encoded in one bacterium genomic window:
- the ppk1 gene encoding polyphosphate kinase 1 — MAYRDTKHFVDRELSWLAFNKRVLEEAQDPATPLFERLKFLGIVATNLDEFFMVRVSGVQDQIFSGVRRRTPAGLSPSEQFNLIHQEAHAQVDALYDCFREEIVPRLADERILIMHPSSLSRKMQKHTRELYAKEIFPVLTPLAVDSGHPFPRLKGLSLNVIVHLEGSKRVRSGEPMIAIVQVPSVLPRLIEIPPTQGRRRFVLLEDLIIENLSSLFPGLKVKEAVPFRVTRDADIEYKEIDAEDLLKYIETEIRERERGMAVRLQIGHKASELLTGYLMRMLGLNDLQVYRVNGPIAVSELSVIWGLDSYDHLKVAPFQPNIRKNLRRHGSMFSRIRRQDILLHHPFESFAPIVDFIRDAANDPQVLAIKQTLYRTSGDSPIIKSLIRAAENGKQVTALVELKARFDEENNIVWARQLEEAGVHVVYGLVGLKTHCKVALVVRKEGDAIRRYVHMGTGNYNPSTAKLYTDLGMFTCDQGFCEDASELFNMLTGYSHSPRWQRIIVAPEHLREKTTALIAAEREKAERGKPARIRAKMNSLVDPDIIVELYRASRAGVQIDINIRGICCLRPGIKGISENIRIWSIVDRFLEHSRIFIFGEDPDTKVFLSSADWMDRNMDRRIEVMFPVNNADLKNRLINEIFASCQKDNVKARYMNSDGKYRRPKLRSGEQPFRSQEELLMVEAVESSGEKWEGALPPEELASELSKRHKGGRRTTSKSKGKRAQRTPKVKKETAASKAKELPKEKAAETAAQQNSTTNAK; from the coding sequence ATGGCTTATCGGGATACCAAGCACTTCGTCGACCGGGAACTCTCCTGGCTCGCGTTCAACAAACGCGTGCTGGAAGAGGCCCAAGATCCCGCAACGCCGTTGTTCGAGCGCCTCAAGTTCCTTGGCATTGTCGCCACGAACCTTGACGAATTCTTCATGGTGCGCGTCTCGGGGGTGCAAGACCAGATCTTCTCCGGCGTTCGTCGGCGCACGCCTGCGGGGCTTTCGCCTTCCGAGCAGTTCAACCTCATTCATCAGGAAGCGCACGCCCAGGTCGATGCCCTTTATGATTGCTTTCGCGAAGAAATCGTTCCGCGGCTGGCTGATGAACGAATCCTGATCATGCATCCGTCGTCGCTATCGCGCAAGATGCAGAAGCACACTCGCGAGTTGTATGCGAAGGAGATTTTCCCCGTTTTGACACCGCTGGCTGTGGACTCCGGACACCCGTTTCCGCGTCTGAAGGGTCTGTCGCTGAATGTCATCGTTCACCTGGAAGGATCAAAGCGCGTTCGCTCGGGCGAGCCGATGATCGCAATTGTCCAGGTGCCTTCGGTGCTGCCTCGCTTGATCGAGATTCCACCGACGCAGGGACGTCGACGATTTGTTCTTCTGGAAGATCTGATTATCGAGAATCTCTCTTCCCTGTTCCCAGGACTGAAGGTCAAAGAGGCCGTTCCCTTCCGCGTGACTCGCGATGCAGATATCGAGTACAAGGAAATCGACGCCGAAGATCTCCTGAAATACATCGAGACGGAAATTCGCGAGCGTGAACGCGGCATGGCCGTCCGATTGCAGATCGGGCACAAGGCGTCCGAGCTTCTCACTGGGTACCTGATGCGGATGCTCGGGCTGAACGACCTGCAGGTCTATCGCGTGAACGGGCCGATCGCCGTTTCCGAACTTTCGGTTATCTGGGGACTGGACAGCTACGACCATCTGAAGGTCGCGCCATTCCAGCCAAACATCCGCAAGAACCTGCGCCGGCACGGCAGCATGTTCAGTCGCATCCGTCGCCAGGACATTCTGCTCCACCATCCGTTTGAATCATTTGCACCGATTGTCGACTTCATCCGTGACGCGGCAAACGATCCCCAGGTCCTCGCCATCAAGCAGACACTCTATCGCACGAGCGGCGATTCGCCGATCATCAAGTCGCTGATTCGCGCCGCTGAGAACGGCAAACAGGTCACGGCCCTGGTTGAACTGAAGGCCCGATTCGATGAGGAAAACAACATCGTGTGGGCGCGCCAGTTGGAAGAAGCCGGCGTCCATGTCGTGTACGGCCTCGTTGGTCTGAAGACGCACTGCAAGGTCGCCCTCGTGGTTCGCAAAGAAGGCGACGCAATCCGTCGCTATGTCCACATGGGAACCGGCAACTACAATCCATCGACAGCGAAGCTATACACGGACCTCGGCATGTTCACTTGCGACCAGGGGTTCTGCGAAGACGCGTCGGAACTGTTTAATATGCTTACGGGCTACTCGCATTCGCCGCGTTGGCAACGCATCATCGTTGCCCCGGAGCACCTGCGCGAAAAAACGACGGCGCTCATCGCGGCCGAGCGCGAAAAGGCCGAACGCGGCAAACCCGCTCGCATTCGGGCCAAGATGAACTCGCTCGTCGACCCGGACATCATTGTTGAGCTCTATCGCGCCAGTCGTGCCGGTGTGCAGATCGACATCAACATCCGCGGTATTTGCTGCCTGCGCCCCGGCATCAAGGGCATCAGCGAGAACATTCGCATTTGGTCAATCGTCGATCGCTTCCTGGAGCATAGCCGCATTTTCATCTTTGGTGAAGACCCCGACACGAAGGTTTTCCTCTCCTCGGCGGATTGGATGGACCGAAACATGGATCGGCGCATTGAGGTCATGTTCCCAGTCAACAACGCGGATCTGAAAAATCGTCTGATCAACGAGATCTTCGCATCATGCCAAAAGGACAACGTGAAGGCGCGCTACATGAATTCGGATGGCAAATACCGCCGACCGAAACTCCGTTCTGGCGAACAACCCTTCCGCAGCCAGGAAGAACTCTTGATGGTAGAAGCCGTCGAGAGCAGCGGAGAAAAGTGGGAAGGTGCTTTGCCACCGGAGGAACTTGCCTCCGAACTGAGCAAGCGACACAAGGGTGGAAGGCGAACGACTTCCAAGTCCAAGGGGAAGCGCGCGCAGCGCACGCCGAAGGTCAAGAAAGAGACTGCGGCCAGTAAGGCAAAAGAGCTGCCGAAGGAAAAGGCCGCCGAAACGGCGGCCCAGCAGAACTCCACGACGAATGCAAAGTAA
- a CDS encoding class I SAM-dependent methyltransferase: protein MNARHWSETLDAANLGREESQVDTERQLALYETADVRLALDAMEPLRDKWTVDLGGGLALGAILLARRGARVVISDLSVPRMKAARETVRRLGLEDRIHFVVAKGETLPFADGAVERLFTKSVLIHTDLPHAARECGRVLARDGRAAFIEPMRRNPFVNLYRRLLAPKIWTEITTYFRPAEFRTLRKGMGKSRQARLEPMYFLGFFASAFQFALPHPKIARILEGVFLRIDRVLFRALPSLRKHAWFGVLVISPGEGKHRPRKANAKRHSAK from the coding sequence ATGAACGCCCGACACTGGAGCGAAACCCTGGACGCCGCGAACCTCGGCCGCGAGGAGTCTCAAGTCGATACGGAGCGGCAGCTTGCGCTGTATGAAACGGCCGACGTGCGGCTGGCACTGGACGCGATGGAACCGCTGCGAGACAAGTGGACGGTGGATCTGGGCGGAGGGCTTGCGCTGGGTGCGATCTTGTTGGCACGCCGCGGGGCGCGAGTCGTCATCAGCGATCTCAGCGTTCCGCGAATGAAGGCAGCCCGCGAAACCGTCCGACGGCTCGGGCTCGAGGATCGAATTCACTTCGTGGTGGCAAAAGGCGAAACGCTTCCGTTTGCTGACGGCGCCGTCGAGCGACTTTTCACGAAGAGCGTCCTCATTCACACGGATCTGCCACACGCCGCTCGCGAATGTGGACGCGTTCTCGCGCGCGATGGTCGCGCTGCCTTCATCGAACCAATGCGTCGCAATCCATTTGTGAATCTCTATCGGAGACTGCTGGCGCCGAAAATCTGGACAGAGATCACAACTTACTTCCGTCCCGCCGAGTTTCGTACGCTTCGCAAAGGCATGGGCAAGTCACGCCAGGCGCGGCTCGAACCGATGTACTTCCTCGGCTTTTTCGCATCCGCGTTTCAATTCGCACTCCCCCACCCGAAGATCGCGCGCATTCTGGAAGGTGTGTTTCTGAGAATCGATCGCGTGCTGTTTCGGGCTCTTCCGTCCCTCCGCAAGCATGCCTGGTTTGGAGTGCTTGTTATTTCGCCCGGCGAAGGCAAACATCGGCCTCGGAAAGCAAACGCAAAGCGGCATTCTGCCAAGTAA
- a CDS encoding glycosyltransferase family 4 protein: protein MRHLVIDARTIRPGATGVGHFVAGLLMGLGETASAHGWRVTALRLASETAGTSSWVEDTWNNVTGIEVVDVSADYEVHPQGDWWLQARIGGLMKRLHGDVLVSPAFVGPVGPRPFARLLMILDTIAWECPGNYPRKFAWYLRTMTRWSARYADHVATISPFSAKRILHLGISGKGPIGIVPCGIDPQVFCPLKPRTNNDHPRLVYAASIEPRKNHEILFQALREAPLREIVPELVLLARANKDQELFLRRTSAGISIRRVEPADASEVAEFTRQADCAVFPSRFEGFGLPVIEAMACGMPLVASDIPTNRWLTGDGRTAKLVDPDDSREWAAAIADALKRGTETVKRAELGVRRAQQFTWQNAALRLLSEADVCLRRAK, encoded by the coding sequence GTGAGGCATCTTGTCATCGACGCGCGCACGATTCGGCCGGGCGCCACGGGTGTTGGTCATTTCGTCGCGGGGTTGCTCATGGGCCTCGGTGAGACGGCCAGCGCACATGGATGGCGTGTCACGGCGCTCCGGCTTGCCTCGGAAACCGCCGGTACCTCCTCGTGGGTTGAAGACACTTGGAATAATGTCACCGGCATCGAGGTCGTCGATGTATCGGCCGACTACGAAGTTCACCCTCAGGGCGATTGGTGGCTGCAGGCTCGCATCGGCGGGTTGATGAAGCGCCTGCATGGAGATGTGCTTGTCAGCCCTGCCTTTGTTGGTCCGGTTGGGCCGCGTCCGTTTGCTCGATTGTTGATGATTCTCGATACGATAGCCTGGGAATGCCCGGGCAATTATCCGCGGAAATTCGCCTGGTACCTCCGCACAATGACGCGTTGGAGCGCTCGCTACGCCGATCACGTCGCGACAATTTCGCCGTTCTCAGCGAAGCGGATTCTGCATCTTGGCATCTCTGGCAAAGGCCCAATCGGAATCGTACCTTGCGGAATCGATCCGCAAGTCTTCTGTCCTCTCAAGCCGCGCACCAACAACGACCATCCGCGACTTGTGTACGCCGCCTCCATTGAACCGCGGAAGAACCACGAAATCCTATTCCAAGCGCTGCGAGAAGCGCCCTTGCGTGAGATTGTGCCGGAGCTTGTGCTCCTCGCGCGAGCGAACAAGGACCAGGAGCTCTTCCTCCGGAGAACAAGTGCAGGAATCTCCATCCGTCGCGTTGAACCCGCAGACGCCTCGGAAGTTGCCGAATTCACGCGCCAGGCGGATTGTGCCGTGTTCCCCTCACGCTTCGAGGGCTTTGGTTTGCCGGTGATCGAAGCCATGGCGTGTGGAATGCCGCTCGTCGCCTCGGACATTCCGACAAACCGCTGGCTGACCGGCGATGGGAGAACGGCGAAGCTGGTTGATCCAGACGATTCGCGCGAATGGGCAGCGGCAATAGCAGACGCCTTGAAACGAGGGACGGAGACAGTGAAACGCGCTGAACTCGGAGTTCGTCGCGCGCAGCAATTTACTTGGCAGAATGCCGCTTTGCGTTTGCTTTCCGAGGCCGATGTTTGCCTTCGCCGGGCGAAATAA
- a CDS encoding PTS sugar transporter subunit IIA: protein MAIDPKKMFSPSRVADLKSSTKEDVLRELVDVLGNSEQVTDRKELLDRILEREKTLSTGVGIGVALPHVKIPSIKDFVIAVGRSFQGVDFQSIDEKPAHIVVMIGCNESQSGDYLKVLSKLVRALKDGDFRKKILMAKTNEEVVDLFIEAYEAMT, encoded by the coding sequence ATGGCTATTGATCCAAAGAAAATGTTCTCACCGTCACGCGTGGCGGATTTGAAAAGCTCTACCAAGGAGGACGTCCTGCGTGAATTGGTCGATGTCCTCGGCAATTCCGAGCAGGTCACCGATCGCAAGGAACTCCTCGACCGCATCCTCGAGCGCGAGAAGACCCTCTCAACCGGAGTTGGGATCGGTGTCGCGCTTCCTCACGTCAAGATTCCATCGATCAAGGACTTCGTGATCGCCGTGGGGCGCAGCTTCCAGGGCGTCGACTTCCAGTCGATCGACGAGAAGCCGGCCCACATCGTCGTGATGATCGGATGCAACGAGTCCCAATCCGGCGACTACCTGAAGGTTCTCAGCAAGCTGGTCCGTGCGCTGAAGGACGGCGATTTTCGGAAGAAGATCCTGATGGCGAAGACGAATGAGGAGGTCGTGGACCTCTTCATCGAAGCCTATGAGGCCATGACATGA
- a CDS encoding aminotransferase class III-fold pyridoxal phosphate-dependent enzyme, giving the protein MPGHKRPALFYQDPKPLPIADHGEGIYIYDKEGNQYLDGCSGAISTNLGHGHKRIIKAAEEQMKKIAFAYRTQFESEPANELADLLARLSPPELNRVFFVNSGSEAVESCIKLARQFWWSVGRTGKNLIIARRPSYHGATLGALSATAYAPLNIPFRSLQLHFPKVSAPYCYHCPLQKEYPSCDMACARDLERTIRVWGPENIAAFITEPIGGASTGAAVPPDEWFPMVERICNEYEILLIVDDVMTGCGRTGTFYGYEHWDITPDMVAVSKGLSGGYTPIGACIASEEVVQPVLESGGFMHGHTYAGNPLSAAIAREVVMTIVDDGLVENAQKMGTIMHERLWEMKAKYPIIGDIRGRGLMAGVEFVRDRGLREPFPPNWRVALEATDIAREQGLLIYPRRSLYGLSGDHVLLAPPLIVDEAGIEELILRFDRTMEGLMRLLERFLEPEPADVDDGTVHRYETAEHLPDYAIGKIEDIQPDLSVNVSAQMSEGADDLKGVDLVEESDLL; this is encoded by the coding sequence ATCCCCGGTCACAAGCGCCCGGCCCTGTTCTACCAGGATCCGAAGCCGCTGCCGATCGCCGATCATGGCGAAGGGATTTACATCTACGACAAAGAAGGCAACCAGTACCTGGACGGCTGCAGTGGCGCGATCTCCACGAATCTTGGTCATGGGCACAAGCGCATCATCAAGGCAGCCGAAGAGCAGATGAAGAAGATCGCGTTTGCCTATCGAACACAGTTCGAGTCGGAGCCGGCAAACGAGCTCGCAGACTTGCTGGCCCGTCTATCTCCGCCGGAACTGAATCGCGTTTTCTTCGTCAACTCGGGTTCCGAAGCCGTCGAGTCTTGCATCAAGTTGGCACGTCAATTCTGGTGGTCGGTCGGGCGCACGGGAAAGAACCTTATCATCGCACGCAGACCGTCCTATCATGGGGCAACGCTGGGTGCGCTATCGGCAACGGCTTACGCTCCGCTGAACATCCCGTTCCGCAGCCTTCAACTGCACTTCCCGAAGGTCTCGGCACCGTACTGCTATCACTGTCCTCTCCAGAAAGAGTACCCCAGTTGCGACATGGCGTGTGCGCGTGATCTGGAGCGCACAATCCGCGTCTGGGGGCCGGAGAACATCGCCGCCTTCATTACCGAGCCCATCGGCGGCGCATCGACCGGTGCGGCCGTTCCGCCGGACGAGTGGTTCCCGATGGTGGAGCGCATCTGCAACGAGTACGAAATCCTGCTGATCGTCGATGATGTCATGACCGGCTGCGGACGCACTGGGACTTTCTATGGGTACGAGCACTGGGATATTACGCCTGACATGGTGGCCGTGTCGAAAGGGCTGTCCGGCGGCTACACGCCGATCGGCGCGTGCATCGCCAGCGAGGAAGTCGTGCAGCCGGTATTGGAATCCGGCGGATTCATGCACGGACATACCTATGCAGGAAATCCATTGTCCGCGGCAATCGCGCGCGAAGTCGTGATGACCATCGTCGACGATGGACTCGTTGAAAATGCCCAGAAGATGGGAACGATCATGCACGAGCGCCTGTGGGAGATGAAGGCCAAGTACCCGATCATCGGCGATATCCGAGGGCGCGGGTTGATGGCGGGCGTAGAGTTCGTGCGCGATCGCGGTCTGCGCGAGCCGTTCCCGCCGAACTGGCGTGTTGCGCTGGAAGCCACGGACATTGCCCGTGAACAGGGCCTGCTGATCTATCCGAGACGTTCGCTGTATGGACTCTCCGGCGATCATGTTCTTCTCGCGCCGCCGCTGATTGTGGATGAGGCTGGCATCGAGGAATTGATCCTGCGGTTTGACAGGACCATGGAGGGCTTGATGAGACTGCTCGAACGTTTCCTCGAGCCGGAGCCGGCGGATGTCGACGATGGTACGGTCCACCGCTACGAGACCGCGGAGCATCTGCCCGATTATGCCATCGGCAAGATCGAAGACATCCAGCCAGACTTGTCCGTCAACGTGTCGGCTCAGATGTCTGAAGGTGCAGACGATCTCAAGGGCGTCGACCTGGTCGAAGAAAGTGATCTGCTGTGA
- a CDS encoding CoA transferase subunit A, giving the protein MIDRTEGLERAIESTIRSGQTIMVGGFGRGGVPFSILEYLSDRPDTIRDLTLVKNDANEPGLGIGALLRNGQVRKLIATHIGLNPEFIDQMNRGEVECELVPQGIFAERIRAGGAGIPAFLTDIGIGTVVAEGKQRVELDGREVLLERALRGDVAIICADKVDRAGNSWWRGSNRNMCVAMGTACDRVIVEAKKIVEIGELEPESVHLPCVYVDYVVQAQPRRHQQEASS; this is encoded by the coding sequence GTGATTGATCGTACAGAGGGACTCGAGCGCGCGATCGAATCGACAATTCGATCCGGACAGACAATCATGGTTGGAGGATTCGGAAGAGGCGGCGTGCCTTTCTCCATCCTCGAATACCTCTCAGATCGACCGGATACGATCCGCGATCTCACGCTTGTCAAGAACGACGCCAACGAACCCGGCCTTGGAATCGGTGCGCTCCTGCGCAACGGCCAGGTTAGGAAACTGATCGCCACGCACATCGGACTGAACCCGGAATTTATCGATCAGATGAACCGCGGCGAAGTCGAGTGCGAGCTTGTGCCGCAGGGCATTTTTGCGGAACGAATTCGAGCCGGCGGCGCAGGGATTCCGGCCTTCCTGACAGACATTGGAATCGGAACCGTTGTGGCGGAAGGCAAACAGCGTGTGGAACTCGACGGACGCGAAGTGTTGCTGGAACGGGCGTTGCGCGGCGACGTCGCCATCATATGCGCGGATAAGGTCGATCGCGCGGGAAATTCCTGGTGGCGCGGCTCGAATCGCAACATGTGCGTCGCCATGGGAACGGCCTGTGATCGCGTGATTGTTGAAGCGAAGAAAATCGTGGAAATCGGTGAACTCGAACCGGAGAGCGTGCATCTGCCTTGCGTGTACGTCGACTACGTCGTCCAGGCCCAGCCCCGCCGGCACCAGCAGGAGGCGTCGTCATGA
- a CDS encoding ArgE/DapE family deacylase, with protein sequence MKLEQTEIRAALESRRSWAVDSLTEWVRRASTLGNEQSAQEHVAALYEQLGLATKMLPVDHDKISKLPGYSPVDWSYEGRQNVIGVHDPGTNEGQSLVFNGHVDVVSPEPISLWSNPPFEPKVVQNEEDGEEWMYGRGAADMKGGSMCFLWAMAALRDMGLEPASKVIFQSPLEEECTGNGTLALLADGYTADGCLIPEPFNETILLRQVGVIWFDVRILGKTTHVLGAGSGVNAIEKMWVIIQALRELETELNQPEHIPPSYAGIEHPINLNVGTIQGGDWASTVAGECVTRFRLGLFPTDTVEELKEAIQMTVAQAAAEDPWLAEYPPTVEFIGFHAEGAKFDPDCDLGQTLRDAHEEWRGVEPVPLRATCTTDVRFFTNNYDIPATCYGPKCRNIHAADEKVSIDSMQRVAEVMVTFIEQWCGLRKRDGA encoded by the coding sequence ATGAAACTGGAGCAAACCGAAATTCGAGCTGCTCTTGAGTCACGGCGTTCGTGGGCGGTCGATTCACTGACGGAGTGGGTGCGACGGGCGAGTACGCTGGGCAATGAGCAAAGCGCACAGGAACACGTGGCGGCGCTGTATGAGCAACTTGGCCTTGCGACGAAGATGCTCCCGGTCGATCACGACAAGATCAGCAAGTTGCCCGGCTATTCGCCGGTCGATTGGAGTTATGAGGGCCGCCAGAATGTCATTGGAGTTCACGATCCCGGCACAAACGAAGGGCAATCGCTGGTCTTTAACGGGCACGTCGATGTGGTGAGTCCTGAGCCGATTTCGCTGTGGTCGAATCCGCCATTCGAGCCAAAGGTCGTGCAGAACGAAGAGGATGGCGAGGAGTGGATGTACGGCCGCGGCGCGGCGGATATGAAGGGCGGCTCGATGTGTTTCCTTTGGGCAATGGCAGCGCTACGCGATATGGGGCTCGAACCGGCCTCCAAGGTGATCTTCCAGTCGCCGCTCGAAGAAGAGTGCACGGGAAATGGAACGTTGGCTCTCCTTGCGGATGGTTACACGGCAGATGGGTGCCTGATTCCTGAGCCTTTCAACGAGACGATTCTTCTGCGCCAGGTCGGAGTGATCTGGTTTGATGTACGCATTCTCGGCAAGACAACGCATGTCCTCGGTGCCGGCAGCGGAGTGAATGCGATTGAGAAGATGTGGGTGATCATTCAGGCTCTTAGAGAGCTGGAGACCGAGCTCAATCAGCCGGAACACATCCCACCCTCGTACGCAGGAATCGAGCATCCAATCAATCTGAACGTCGGCACAATTCAGGGAGGCGATTGGGCGAGCACCGTCGCTGGCGAGTGCGTCACGCGCTTCCGCCTCGGGCTGTTCCCCACGGATACTGTGGAGGAGCTGAAAGAGGCCATCCAGATGACTGTCGCCCAGGCCGCCGCAGAGGATCCCTGGCTGGCAGAGTACCCGCCCACGGTTGAGTTCATCGGCTTCCACGCTGAAGGGGCGAAGTTCGATCCCGACTGCGACTTGGGGCAGACCCTACGCGACGCCCACGAGGAATGGCGAGGCGTCGAGCCGGTGCCATTGCGGGCAACGTGCACGACGGACGTGAGGTTCTTCACGAATAACTACGATATCCCGGCGACATGCTATGGCCCGAAGTGCCGTAACATCCATGCAGCGGATGAGAAAGTCAGCATCGATTCCATGCAACGCGTCGCCGAGGTCATGGTGACTTTCATTGAACAATGGTGTGGGCTGAGAAAGAGGGACGGAGCATGA
- a CDS encoding thiolase family protein: protein MKLREPIALYGLNRTPMGKLGGMLAKFEPYELLAATFRETLKSIPTPAPEDVLTGCVRNGIGNIARVAALAAGVDESVPAATIDRQCASSLETLAIAAAKINAGLADQLLIGGVESASRAPWMFEKTSRPYSYAEPRALRIRMATEEVGDPPMGETAEILADEFSITREDMDAFACESHRRAAEAAGQFADESAAAGAALLAKADSIVDECVRPDTSIDKLAKLRPVFRRDGRVTAGNSCPLNDGAASCLAVSKGTAQKIGAPDAWITGVSTVGLAPKRMGLGPAIAIPRLLKEQGIAIEDVDLVEINEAFAAQILAALRKMEQDGVAISRDRLNIFGGAIALGHPLGATGLRLVVTLVNALRVRGANRGIAALCVGGGQGMALMLERELSDN from the coding sequence ATGAAACTGCGCGAACCGATCGCCCTGTATGGTCTGAATCGCACGCCGATGGGAAAGCTCGGCGGAATGCTGGCGAAGTTCGAGCCGTATGAGTTGCTTGCGGCGACATTTCGCGAGACGCTGAAGTCCATACCAACGCCCGCACCGGAAGATGTTCTCACTGGCTGCGTGAGAAACGGAATCGGCAACATCGCGCGAGTGGCCGCGCTCGCAGCCGGCGTCGACGAATCCGTACCGGCAGCGACAATCGATCGCCAGTGCGCCTCCAGCCTGGAGACGCTCGCGATCGCTGCGGCCAAGATCAACGCTGGCCTCGCGGATCAACTTCTGATCGGAGGCGTGGAGAGCGCCAGTCGTGCCCCATGGATGTTCGAGAAGACTTCACGGCCCTACAGCTACGCAGAACCGCGTGCATTACGCATTCGCATGGCAACCGAAGAAGTCGGCGATCCGCCGATGGGCGAAACGGCAGAGATCCTGGCCGATGAGTTCTCTATCACGCGCGAGGACATGGACGCGTTTGCCTGCGAAAGCCATCGGCGTGCAGCCGAGGCGGCTGGGCAATTCGCTGATGAATCCGCCGCCGCCGGCGCGGCGTTGCTTGCGAAAGCTGATTCTATAGTGGATGAATGCGTCCGGCCGGACACTTCGATCGACAAGTTGGCCAAGTTGCGTCCGGTCTTCCGACGCGACGGGCGCGTAACCGCCGGGAATTCGTGTCCTTTGAATGACGGAGCGGCATCGTGTCTGGCCGTCTCAAAGGGCACGGCACAGAAGATTGGCGCTCCCGACGCTTGGATCACCGGCGTCTCGACGGTGGGTTTGGCTCCGAAGCGAATGGGTCTCGGCCCAGCCATCGCGATCCCTCGTCTGTTGAAAGAACAAGGCATCGCGATCGAAGATGTCGATCTTGTGGAAATCAACGAGGCGTTTGCCGCGCAGATTCTGGCGGCTCTTCGAAAGATGGAGCAGGATGGTGTCGCCATTTCACGCGATCGCCTGAATATCTTCGGCGGCGCGATTGCACTTGGGCATCCGCTCGGTGCGACAGGGTTACGGCTGGTCGTGACATTGGTGAATGCGCTGCGCGTGCGCGGCGCGAACCGAGGAATCGCGGCACTCTGCGTCGGCGGTGGCCAGGGTATGGCCCTGATGTTGGAACGCGAATTGTCGGATAACTGA
- the gabT gene encoding 4-aminobutyrate--2-oxoglutarate transaminase produces MATGTLTNAELMKRREAAVPRGPFNVGPIFADRAEGALLWDVEGHEYIDFCGGIGVVNSGHNHPAVVDAVKRQADRFIHTCWHVAMYDEYLRLAERLNELVPMPGPNKTAFFNSGAEAGENCVKIARAYTGRAGVVSFERGFHGRTLLGMTMTGKVKPYTAGFGPFAPEVYRLPYQPFFSDRPRTDDEVRAECRGALDRLFHYHIEPESIACIIVEPVLGEGGFYPIHPVAFAMLREECTKHGIVLVSDEVQAGFGRCGAMFACERYDIVPDLIAMAKSLGGGMPLSAVTGTAEIMDAPGIGGIGGTYGGNPLACAAANAVLDVMEKEALPERANAIGKKVLSKFRDLQAHDWVGNVRGLGAMCAIEIIDPETKAPDTARAGRITVAAREKGLLVMTASGNVIRTLMPLVITDDQLDRALDILADAIASAG; encoded by the coding sequence ATGGCAACGGGTACGTTGACGAATGCAGAACTAATGAAGCGGCGCGAGGCGGCTGTTCCGCGCGGGCCGTTCAATGTGGGGCCGATCTTCGCCGACCGCGCAGAAGGCGCGCTGCTCTGGGATGTTGAGGGCCATGAGTACATCGACTTCTGCGGCGGAATCGGCGTTGTAAACTCCGGGCACAATCATCCGGCCGTTGTGGATGCGGTGAAGAGGCAAGCCGACCGCTTCATTCACACGTGCTGGCACGTGGCCATGTACGACGAGTACCTGCGCCTGGCAGAACGTCTGAATGAATTGGTCCCCATGCCGGGTCCGAACAAGACGGCATTCTTCAACAGCGGCGCAGAAGCGGGTGAGAATTGTGTGAAGATTGCTCGCGCCTATACGGGACGCGCCGGTGTCGTTAGTTTTGAACGTGGCTTCCATGGACGCACGCTTCTCGGAATGACGATGACCGGAAAAGTGAAGCCCTACACGGCCGGTTTTGGCCCCTTTGCTCCGGAAGTCTATCGTCTCCCCTACCAGCCGTTCTTTAGCGATCGCCCGCGCACGGACGACGAGGTTCGCGCCGAATGCCGTGGCGCACTCGATCGCCTGTTCCACTATCATATCGAGCCGGAGAGCATCGCATGCATCATTGTCGAGCCAGTGCTCGGCGAAGGCGGATTCTACCCGATCCATCCGGTGGCGTTCGCCATGTTGCGCGAGGAGTGCACAAAGCACGGGATCGTGCTCGTCAGCGATGAAGTGCAGGCCGGCTTCGGACGTTGCGGGGCAATGTTCGCCTGCGAGCGCTACGACATTGTCCCAGATCTGATTGCGATGGCGAAGTCACTCGGTGGCGGCATGCCACTCAGCGCTGTGACAGGCACTGCTGAGATTATGGACGCTCCCGGGATTGGCGGGATCGGCGGAACGTATGGCGGCAATCCGCTGGCATGTGCTGCCGCGAATGCCGTGCTGGATGTGATGGAGAAGGAAGCTCTGCCGGAGCGCGCGAATGCGATCGGCAAGAAAGTTCTCTCGAAATTCCGCGATCTGCAGGCGCACGACTGGGTGGGCAATGTCCGTGGCCTCGGTGCGATGTGCGCCATCGAAATCATCGATCCCGAGACGAAGGCGCCGGATACAGCTCGGGCCGGACGGATCACAGTGGCGGCTCGCGAGAAGGGCCTACTCGTGATGACCGCCAGCGGAAATGTCATCCGAACATTGATGCCGCTGGTCATCACCGACGACCAACTCGACCGCGCCCTCGACATCCTGGCGGACGCCATCGCATCTGCTGGGTGA